The window CCAAATACTTTACCGAAGTCCTGGAACTCATTTTTATAGTTGGTTTTCTAAAGGTTTATTCTTTTCGAAATATCTACAGAAATGTGTGATCTTACATTCCTCGCATTTTGGTTTTCTTGCTACACAAACATATCTACCATGTAAAATTAGCCAATGATGTGCCACATGTACATATTCAGCAGGAATATGCTTAATAAGAGTTTTTTCTACTTCAAGTGGGGTTTTAGCATTTTGATTTACCAAGCCCAATCGCTTTGAGACTCTGAAAACATGTGTATCAACGGCCATTGCAGCTTTATTAAAGACTACTGAAGCAATAACATTTGCTGTTTTTCTACCAACACCTGGCATTTTTTGTAAATCTTCAACTTTTTCTGGCACCTCTGAATTGAAATCTTCTACCAGAATTTTGGCCATACCAATTAAATGCTTGGTTTTATTATTCATGAAGGTCACGCTTTTTATATAAGGTAAAACTTCATCAAAATGTGCGTTAGCTAAATGCTCAGGAGTAGGGAAGGCCTCAAAAAGAGCTGGTGTAACCATGTTTACTCTTTTATCAGTACACTGAGCTGATAAAATAACAGCCACAAGCAACTGATACGGATTTTCATAATTCAATTCCGTTTCTGCCTGTGGCTGGTTTTCAGAAAAATATTCTAAAAATGATTCGTAGCGTTCTTTGCGTGTCATTTGCTTAATCCTCCTTAACAGGATGCAAATTAACAGCTTTTGAATATTCTAAAATAGTATTGATGGTTTTTTCTGAGGGGTTCATCATTCCCCCATCCATTTGCTTTTTCAGCCATAAAAGTTCATGATATTGATCGAGCAATTCCATGTCTTCATTTAAGGCCAGTTTGATTTGCCGATTTTCTTCCGGCTCTGTTTCTTCATAAACATATCGGATTAAATCGTCATGAGTAAAAATTTTGGTCATAGGCTATATTATATTGTTGCATCTTTTTCCTCAAATTAATGAGGGCATAGCGCATTCTTCCTAATGCAGTATTGATGCTTACGCCTGTCTGATCCGAAATTTCCTTAAAGCTCATGTCCATATAATGACGCATAATTAAAACTTGCTTTTGAGCTTCAGGTAACTCCTGTATCAATTTACGAAGCGATTTATGTACATCTTTCTTCATTTGGATGTCCTCAAAAGTGCCTTCTGCAAATTCGAGGGTTTCGAATACACTGTTTCCATCATCCATAACGATGGTAGGGTATCTTTTATTTTTCCTGAACTTATCAATTGCTAAATTATGTGCAATCCTTAAAATCCAGGGCAAAAATTTACCTTCCTCGTTATAACGACCAGATTTTAAAGTTCGTATAGCTTTTATGAAAACTTCTTGCATTAAATCTTCAGCTACATACTGATCCTTCACGATCATGTAGATAGTAGTGAAAATTCTTGATTTGTGGCGGTTTACTAATTCTTCAAACGCTACTTCATTACCATTGATATACTGGCTCACCAATTTACTGTCTTCCAGCATTGTTTTTTGATTATTCATCTTAAAACACCTTGTTTAGTTTGGTAAAAGTTTATTCTATAGCGTTCTGTTTAGGGGTGAAAAATTATAATTATAGTTTCGAAAGTATTCAAATGATTTTAAATCACAAAAATATTTTTCGATTTATTTTATAGTGACAAGATAAATATCAAAAAGGTTGGAAAACATATAATAATATTTTTTAAAGTACGTTTTCTACAGTTTTTTTGATAAAATCTTATTAGGTTTTTAACTTGTTCTTACTCCTAATTAAAGTTTTAGCATATTTAACCAGTTATAATATTCTTTTTTTATAAATCTTTATTTTATCTAAAAAAATAGTAGATTTATACATTAAATTCTTTATATTTATCGAATTATTATGGTGAATACAGGAGAAATAACGCAATTATTGGTAAAAGTAAACAATGGAGATTTGGATGCTTATAATAAAATCTTTCCTGTTGTTTATAATGAACTTCGTCATATAGCACACAGGATAAGATTTCAATATTTTGGAATCGAAACTATGAATACTACCGCGATAGTTCATGAAGCCTATTTAAAAATAATTAATTCTGAGGCAGATTGGAATAGCCGTGCTCATTTCTATGGTGTTGCAGGAAAAGCAATGCGTCATATCTTATTAAATGCTGCTAGAAGAAAAAAAGCAATTAAAAGAGGTAGAGATGCACAGCACATTTGTTTTGAAGAATGGGAAGAAAAAATCAATCTATCTGTAGATTGCTCTGAAGAGTTATTGAATCTTGACGAGATTCTCAACGAATTAGAAAAAAAAGATAGTAAGCAAGTGAAATTAGTAGAGTGTAGGTTTTTTGCTAATATGACTATTGAAGAAACTGCCATAGTTCTTGATGTTTCACCTTCCACTGTTAAGAGAAACTGGCAAGTAATAAAAGCATGGATCTACAGCCAGATTCAATCTAAGAAAATAGCTTAAGTAATGGGGTATTCCTGGAGTGAGTTAGAAACGATCTTCCAAACTGCATTAAAGTTACCCGAAAAAGATCGTATAGAATACGTGAAAAATCAAGCTGAGGGTAATTCTAAATTAGAGCAGACTGTATTATCAATGCTGAAGGAGTCTGAAAATGCCAATCACTATTTTGATAAGCTTCAAGTAGATATAGCGCAAGGTTTTGAGGAAAGGAAAGAGGATATTTTTAACATTGGTGATATAATTGATAAATATGTTATAAAAGAAAAATTAGGTGAAGGAGGGATGAGTCAGGTTTATCTGGCTGAGAGAAATGATCAACAATATGATCAACTAGTAGCTATAAAATGTTTTTCAATTTCTAATGAGAAGCACGATTTATTTAAAAATTTCCAAAAAGAACGCCAATTTCTTGCCAAGCTGAACCACCCAAATATTGCCCATATTCTTGATGGAGGTGTAACAGATCATGATATACACTACATCATTATGGAATATGTAGATGGGATGCCATTAGTTGACTATATCAATCATAATAATTTTGATCTTAAGAGTAAGTTAAAAATTTTTAAAAAGGTATGTAATGCAATTAATTATGCTCATAACCATTTAATTCTTCATTTAGATATAAAACCTTCAAATGTTTATGTGAATAAGGAAGGAAGCATAAAGTTATTAGATTTTGGCATTGCGCAAAAAATAGGAGAACCACTAGCTGATCGATATTTTTTGGCTTCGCCACTTTATGCATCACCAGAACAAATTAAGAATAAAACTATAAGCGTAGCTTCTGATATCTATCAACTCGGGATATTATTGCATCAAATACTTTCAGGAAAATTACCCTTTAAATCGAGAGAAAACAGTTTAAAATCAAATAAGGAATTAATTCTTTCTCAAGATAGCATTGACAAAGAATTACTATCTATTATAAAGAATTGTTTAAAGGAAAATCCTGATGAGCGTTATCTTTCTGTTTCAAGTTTAATTCAAGATATAGATTTCTTTTTGGATAATAAGGCAATTGCAGTTCATAGTAAATCAGTCTTTTATCAAGGAAAAAAGTTTTTTATAAGAAATAAAATAAAAATGTCTTTAGCGATTCTGCTTCTGATATCTATGACAATGGGAATAATTTTTACCTCTCATCAAGCAGAAATAGCAAAGAAAAATGAATTAAAAGCGAAAAAGACTAGTGAATTTTTATTGGACATATTTAATAATGCAAACCCAAATTTGACTAAAGGAAGCTTGACGGTTAAGGAAATCTTAGATAATAGTACAAAAAGTATTGAAAATAAATTTGATGAAAGAGAGTTCAAATTGACCTTATATGCTCAACTTATTGATATTTACACGAATGTGTATTTGTGGGAAGATTCCAAAAAGTTAGCGGAGAAAGTACTAACTGATTATACGGATCTTTATAATTATTCTTCCCTGATAATCATGAGTAATTTAGCTTCGAATTACAGAGAATTATCAGAATACAAGAAGGCGGATTCAGTTTTTTCTAAGATTGTTAGCAGCTTTGAAATTATTCCAGTAACACCAGAATTTAAGGTTGAAAATTATTTAGCTTATGGAAAATTAAAACAGATCGAAAGTAATTATGATTCAGCATTACAACTAATTCATAAAGCGGATTCTATTACTAAGATGAGGAAAACTAGACCTAAAGAAGCAGCAGATATTTTTAACCATTATGCCTCAGTTTATAAAGATCTGTCGAAGTATGATACAGCTTTAAGTTTTCAGAAAAAAGCAATAAATACCATCAGTGACATTGATGGGCCTGAATACCAAAACTCATTATCCATTTATTATAATAATCAAGGGAATATCTATGAAAAGCTTTCATTATATGATTCAGCAATTCTAGCTTTTGAGAATTCAATTCAACGCAAAAGGCAAATTCAATCAAAACCTAACTTAGATTTGGCAATTACCTATAGTAACTTAGGGGGGGCGTATTATAAGAAAGAAGCCTATGACAGTGCTTCAAAATATTTGAATACTGCAATTACAATATTCAGTATTGAATTAGAGCCTGACAATAATTTCATAATTTCTTCTCGCTATTCTCTTGCCAACATCTATTATAGCCAACAACAGTTTAAGAAAGCCTTTGAAGAATATAAATTAATACTCCAAGCAGACACTAACAATTTTGGATCTGAACACCCCTACGTGGCAGATGATTATATTTCTTTGGCTAATTGCCAAAGGGAGATGGGAGAATTAAATAAGGCACTAAAGAACCTGAAGAGAGCGGAAGTCATAATAAATAATAAATTTGATAAATCGCATCAAAAAACATCATACCTAAATAATAAATTTGGGATGTTGTATGAAGCTATGGAGAATTATACTTTAGCTCAGTTGTACTATCAACAATCATATGATTTAGCTTTTCAATATTTAGGTTCAGATCACCGCTATACAAAACTTTACAAAGAAGATGTTGAACGGGTGTCTAAAATCATCAAAGCATCTATCAAGAATATGTAAAGCTAACTTTTCTGACTCAATATTTAAATTTTTTAAACTATTCGGTTTAATATTAATTAGATTGAGAAATATTTTTAAATATTCATATGAAAGCTGTAATTATAGGTGCTGGAATTGGTGGAATCGCAACTTCTATCCGCTTAGCTAAAAAAGGGTATGAAGTAGAAGTTTATGAACAAAATAGCTACCCTGGGGGTAAGTTATCAGTTTTTGAGCAAGATGGTTTTCGCTTTGACGCAGGCCCTTCTTTGTTTACTTTACCAGAACTTGTAGATGATTTGGTGTCTTTACAAGAGGATTCAGAAGATATTGATTTTCCCTATAAGAAATTAGATGAATCGTGTAGATATTTTTGGGAAGATGGGAAGAGGTTGACTGCTTATACAGATCCAGAAAAGTTTGGCCAAGAGGTTGAAAAAGTTTTTGGTGTTCCTCCTAAGGTAATTGTAGACTACATAAAAAATGCAGAATTTAAATATGAAAAGTCTGCGAGGATATTTTTAGAAAAATCATTACATAAGCGCTCTACCTTTTTATCAAAAGAGATTCTTCCTGCCTTGTTGAATATATATAAGTTTGGACTTTTTAAAAGTATGAATCAGGTCAATAAAAAGGCATTAAAACACCCTAAATTGGTTCAGCTTTTTAATCGATTTGCAACCTATAATGGTTCTGATCCTTATCAGGCTCCAGGCATTCTAACTTCAATAGCAAATTTGGAATTGAATAAGGGCACATTCTATCCACAAAATGGTATGTTTCAAATAACGGAAACGTTATTAAAAGTAGCTGAAAGCCTTTCTGTTAAATTTAACTATAATTCCAGAGTAGAGCAGATTCTTATAAAAGAAGGTAAGGCAGTTGGAATCATTAATAATGGGGAGAAAATACTTGCTGATTTAGTAGTAAGTAATATGGATATTTACCCTACTTACCGAAAGCTGCTATCTGATCAAAAACAACCTGAGAAAATATTAAAACAAGAAAGGAGTAGTTCAGCCCTCATTTTTTATTGGGGTATAAATAAGGGTTTTGATGAGCTCGGTTTACATAATATATTTTTTAGTGAAGATTATGAGAAAGAATTTAATCATATCTTTCAAAAGAAAACAATTGTGGATGATCCTACGATTTATGTTAACATCACATCTAAGCATACACCCTCTGATGCACCCAAAGGAAAAGAAAATTGGTTCGTAATGGTAAATGTACCTTCAAACAGTGGGCAAAATTGGGATGAGTTAATTCCAATAATAAAAGAATCAGTTATTAAAAAGCTAAATAGAATTTTAGGTACAGATCTGGAAAATCTAATCAAAACTGAAAGTATTCTTGAGCCTAGGACTATAGAAAGTAAAACTTCCTCTTATGGTGGAGCACTTTATGGAAGTAGTTCTAACAATCAATTTTCAGCATTTTTAAGGCATCCGAATTTCCATCAAAAAATTAAAAACTTGTATTTTTCTGGGGGTAGCGTACACCCAGGTGGAGGCATTCCTTTATGTTTACTTTCAGCTAAAATTATTGATGACTTAAGTCCAGCTGCAAAATGAAAAAAACATCAGTTCTGAACTTTATTGAAAAAATAAGAGATAGGCCTTTAATTGGTATAATAATCATTTCTGCTTTTTACTTTTTCGGTATTATTGGAATTATATCCCCCTATCAAGATTGGTTTATTGAGAAAACTGCGTTCAACTTAATGTTGTCATTTTTGATAGTGATTTTATATCAACAAAGTCATGATTTACGGTTAATATCAGCTATTATCTTTTGTTATGTTATTGGCTTCTTTGCTGAATTTTTAGGAGTTAATTATGGGTTGATTTTCGGTAATTATTATTACCCAGATACTCTAGGTCCACAATTAAAAGGAGTTCCTTTAATTATTGGTATAAATTGGTTTATCATCACTTTTTGTGTTGGAGCAGTGATATTTAGATTGTCAAAAATCCCTTTGGTAGTTAAAGTTTTATTGGCTACAGTTTTAACTGTTTTAATAGATGTTTTGATAGAACCGGTTGCCATGAAAATTGATTTTTGGAATTGGAGTAATAATGAGGTGCCTTTTCAGAATTATTTAGGTTGGGCCGTTATTTCCTTGCTGATTTTTTCTTTTTATGCCTTAATTAAAATTCCATTTAAGAACATTGTGGCAGTTGTTTTACTTATTTGGCAGATTTTATTTTTTGGTGTGTTAAATCTGTTTCTAGATGTAATTTGAGAGAATAAAAAAGCCGACACATGGTCGGCTAATATTATTATGCTGAAGTTTTAACGTATTGATTTTCTTGAACTAACTCAAAATATTCGTCAAACAAGGATTTTGAGATTAATTTACTGTCCGTTCCTGAACCCCATTTGGCATTAATTTCAAATAAGCCGTTAAATGACCTACCTTCATAATTTTCGCCAATTCTAAAACCCTCCAATCCAGTTTTTTGGTCAGGCAATTTATTACATACGAAATTTATTCTGTACCTATCCATGTTTAAAAAGTTTACATAAAACTATAAACTATAGACCAAGATGCGTGCCAAAAGGTTGGTATTTTTAAATTAATTATCGACCAATCCTATATATTTTAAGACGAGTGCAATGAGAATCATATCATTTAAGGATTCAAAACTATTTCCATTATATGGTAGGTAATTTCTTTATTTTGTAATGGATTTAAGTTTTGAAAATATCCTATAAATCTTCTAAAATAGATCAATTTCGGACTTGGATAGCTTTATAATTATTTACCTTTGCAAACATGAAATTTAAATCACTCTTACTTAAGTTTCTTATTTGGCGTGTAAAACACGTAAGTACCACAAACTTTGTGATTTTCACCAGTGGTATAATTGGTATTATTGCTGGTTTAGCCGCAGTAAGCTTAAAGGAGAGTGTTCATGTCATTCAAAATTTCCTAACTAGAGATTTCCAACAAGAATTTGGTAACTATTTATACTTAAGTTATCCTCTAATTGGTATAATTCTTACTCTATTGTTGTCTAAATATATTTTGAAGGAAAAGTTAGGGCATGGCATTACGGACATACTGTATACAATTTCAAAGAAATCAAGTATTGTTAAAAGAACCAAAACCTTCTCTAGAATGCTTACCAGTTCCTTGACGGTTGGTTTTGGAGGTTCTGTAGGATTGGAGGCACCTATTGTGGTAACGGGTTCGGCAATTGGTTCTAATATTGGAAGGTTAGTTCACTTAAATTATAAGCAAAGAACTCTTTTGATTGGTTGTGGTTCTGCTGGAGCTATTTCAGCAATATTTAATTCGCCTATAGCAGGAGTAATTTTTAGTATAGAAGTGATTTTAGCGGAGGTAACAATTAATACCTTTATACCACTATTGATAGCCTCAGTTTGCGGGGCTCTAG is drawn from Marivirga arenosa and contains these coding sequences:
- the nth gene encoding endonuclease III codes for the protein MTRKERYESFLEYFSENQPQAETELNYENPYQLLVAVILSAQCTDKRVNMVTPALFEAFPTPEHLANAHFDEVLPYIKSVTFMNNKTKHLIGMAKILVEDFNSEVPEKVEDLQKMPGVGRKTANVIASVVFNKAAMAVDTHVFRVSKRLGLVNQNAKTPLEVEKTLIKHIPAEYVHVAHHWLILHGRYVCVARKPKCEECKITHFCRYFEKNKPLENQL
- a CDS encoding RNA polymerase sigma factor, whose translation is MNNQKTMLEDSKLVSQYINGNEVAFEELVNRHKSRIFTTIYMIVKDQYVAEDLMQEVFIKAIRTLKSGRYNEEGKFLPWILRIAHNLAIDKFRKNKRYPTIVMDDGNSVFETLEFAEGTFEDIQMKKDVHKSLRKLIQELPEAQKQVLIMRHYMDMSFKEISDQTGVSINTALGRMRYALINLRKKMQQYNIAYDQNFYS
- a CDS encoding ECF-type sigma factor, which produces MVNTGEITQLLVKVNNGDLDAYNKIFPVVYNELRHIAHRIRFQYFGIETMNTTAIVHEAYLKIINSEADWNSRAHFYGVAGKAMRHILLNAARRKKAIKRGRDAQHICFEEWEEKINLSVDCSEELLNLDEILNELEKKDSKQVKLVECRFFANMTIEETAIVLDVSPSTVKRNWQVIKAWIYSQIQSKKIA
- a CDS encoding protein kinase domain-containing protein, which encodes MGYSWSELETIFQTALKLPEKDRIEYVKNQAEGNSKLEQTVLSMLKESENANHYFDKLQVDIAQGFEERKEDIFNIGDIIDKYVIKEKLGEGGMSQVYLAERNDQQYDQLVAIKCFSISNEKHDLFKNFQKERQFLAKLNHPNIAHILDGGVTDHDIHYIIMEYVDGMPLVDYINHNNFDLKSKLKIFKKVCNAINYAHNHLILHLDIKPSNVYVNKEGSIKLLDFGIAQKIGEPLADRYFLASPLYASPEQIKNKTISVASDIYQLGILLHQILSGKLPFKSRENSLKSNKELILSQDSIDKELLSIIKNCLKENPDERYLSVSSLIQDIDFFLDNKAIAVHSKSVFYQGKKFFIRNKIKMSLAILLLISMTMGIIFTSHQAEIAKKNELKAKKTSEFLLDIFNNANPNLTKGSLTVKEILDNSTKSIENKFDEREFKLTLYAQLIDIYTNVYLWEDSKKLAEKVLTDYTDLYNYSSLIIMSNLASNYRELSEYKKADSVFSKIVSSFEIIPVTPEFKVENYLAYGKLKQIESNYDSALQLIHKADSITKMRKTRPKEAADIFNHYASVYKDLSKYDTALSFQKKAINTISDIDGPEYQNSLSIYYNNQGNIYEKLSLYDSAILAFENSIQRKRQIQSKPNLDLAITYSNLGGAYYKKEAYDSASKYLNTAITIFSIELEPDNNFIISSRYSLANIYYSQQQFKKAFEEYKLILQADTNNFGSEHPYVADDYISLANCQREMGELNKALKNLKRAEVIINNKFDKSHQKTSYLNNKFGMLYEAMENYTLAQLYYQQSYDLAFQYLGSDHRYTKLYKEDVERVSKIIKASIKNM
- the crtD gene encoding 1-hydroxycarotenoid 3,4-desaturase CrtD, with protein sequence MKAVIIGAGIGGIATSIRLAKKGYEVEVYEQNSYPGGKLSVFEQDGFRFDAGPSLFTLPELVDDLVSLQEDSEDIDFPYKKLDESCRYFWEDGKRLTAYTDPEKFGQEVEKVFGVPPKVIVDYIKNAEFKYEKSARIFLEKSLHKRSTFLSKEILPALLNIYKFGLFKSMNQVNKKALKHPKLVQLFNRFATYNGSDPYQAPGILTSIANLELNKGTFYPQNGMFQITETLLKVAESLSVKFNYNSRVEQILIKEGKAVGIINNGEKILADLVVSNMDIYPTYRKLLSDQKQPEKILKQERSSSALIFYWGINKGFDELGLHNIFFSEDYEKEFNHIFQKKTIVDDPTIYVNITSKHTPSDAPKGKENWFVMVNVPSNSGQNWDELIPIIKESVIKKLNRILGTDLENLIKTESILEPRTIESKTSSYGGALYGSSSNNQFSAFLRHPNFHQKIKNLYFSGGSVHPGGGIPLCLLSAKIIDDLSPAAK
- a CDS encoding carotenoid biosynthesis protein, whose translation is MKKTSVLNFIEKIRDRPLIGIIIISAFYFFGIIGIISPYQDWFIEKTAFNLMLSFLIVILYQQSHDLRLISAIIFCYVIGFFAEFLGVNYGLIFGNYYYPDTLGPQLKGVPLIIGINWFIITFCVGAVIFRLSKIPLVVKVLLATVLTVLIDVLIEPVAMKIDFWNWSNNEVPFQNYLGWAVISLLIFSFYALIKIPFKNIVAVVLLIWQILFFGVLNLFLDVI